In Rissa tridactyla isolate bRisTri1 chromosome 22, bRisTri1.patW.cur.20221130, whole genome shotgun sequence, a single genomic region encodes these proteins:
- the LOC128900715 gene encoding hydroxysteroid 11-beta-dehydrogenase 1-like protein isoform X2 → MKPIGKVLCATGIIAGLLAFFWKDPFNAESLSGARVLLTGASAGIGEQMAYHYARFGAELVLTARREAVLQKVMEKCLTLGAKKIFYIPADMSSPSEPEKVVQFAVQKLGGLDYLVLNHIGVTRFQMWSGDVAYTRWLMQVNFFSYVALATAALPTLEKNKGSLVVVSSLTGRIPTPFTTSYSATKFALDGFFSSLRHELIMQKRNISITLCILGLIDTDSALANTRGKVHLTASPAPEAALAIIRGGAMQVQEVFYPWLVTWLLGAQACWQVFTDCTGPVKSALPCWKCQDGLMIPALKEEGRGTECFLSSVLAVDWMLT, encoded by the exons ATGAAGCCGATTGGGAAAGTGCTTTGTGCTACAGGGATCATAGCTGGGCTCCTAGCTTTCTTCTGGAAAGACCCGTTTAACGCAG AGAGCTTGTCTGGTGCCCGCGTTCTCCTGACTGGAGCCAGTGCTGGGATTGGGGAGCAGATGGCCTATCATTACGCCAGATTTGGTGCTGAACTTGTTTTGACTGCTAGGAGGGAAGCTGTGCTGCAGAAG GTGATGGAGAAATGCCTGACACTCggagcaaagaaaatattttatatcccTGCAGATATGTCTTCCCCTTCAGAGCCTGAAAAGGTGGTTCAGTTTGCTGTCCAAAAGCTGg GGGGACTGGATTACCTGGTGTTGAACCACATTGGTGTCACCCGTTTCCAGATGTGGTCTGGAGATGTGGCGTACACCCGCTGGCTCATGCAG GTGAATTTCTTCAGCTATGTGGCGCTTGCAACAGCAGCTCTTCCCACCCTGGAGAAGAATAAAGGCTCTCTGGTGGTTGTTTCTTCCCTCACAG ggAGAATACCCACGCCCTTCACCACTTCATATTCTGCCACCAAGTTTGCACTGGATGGATTCTTCAGCTCGCTGCGCCATGAACTCATCATGCAGAAGAGAAACATCTCTATCACGCTGTGCATCCTGGGCCTGATTGATACCGATTCAGCATTAGCCAACACCAG GGGCAAAGTGCACCTAActgcttctcctgctcctgaAGCTGCCCTTGCCATCATCCGAGGGGGTGCCATGCAGGTGCAGGAGGTTTTCTACCCATG GCTGGTGACCTGGCTTCTGGGAGCACAGGCCTGTTGGCAGGTGTTTACTGACTGCACAGGACCTGTCAAATCAGCTCTTCCTTGCTGGAAATGCCAAGATGGGTTGATGATTCCTGCACTGAAGGAAGAAG GAAGAGGCACCgagtgttttctttcctctgtccttGCCGTTGACTGGATGTTGACATGA
- the LOC128900715 gene encoding hydroxysteroid 11-beta-dehydrogenase 1-like protein isoform X1 yields MKPIGKVLCATGIIAGLLAFFWKDPFNAESLSGARVLLTGASAGIGEQMAYHYARFGAELVLTARREAVLQKVMEKCLTLGAKKIFYIPADMSSPSEPEKVVQFAVQKLGGLDYLVLNHIGVTRFQMWSGDVAYTRWLMQVNFFSYVALATAALPTLEKNKGSLVVVSSLTGRIPTPFTTSYSATKFALDGFFSSLRHELIMQKRNISITLCILGLIDTDSALANTRGKVHLTASPAPEAALAIIRGGAMQVQEVFYPWLVTWLLGAQACWQVFTDCTGPVKSALPCWKCQDGLMIPALKEEGRGNSPLTLFLWICVMASKF; encoded by the exons ATGAAGCCGATTGGGAAAGTGCTTTGTGCTACAGGGATCATAGCTGGGCTCCTAGCTTTCTTCTGGAAAGACCCGTTTAACGCAG AGAGCTTGTCTGGTGCCCGCGTTCTCCTGACTGGAGCCAGTGCTGGGATTGGGGAGCAGATGGCCTATCATTACGCCAGATTTGGTGCTGAACTTGTTTTGACTGCTAGGAGGGAAGCTGTGCTGCAGAAG GTGATGGAGAAATGCCTGACACTCggagcaaagaaaatattttatatcccTGCAGATATGTCTTCCCCTTCAGAGCCTGAAAAGGTGGTTCAGTTTGCTGTCCAAAAGCTGg GGGGACTGGATTACCTGGTGTTGAACCACATTGGTGTCACCCGTTTCCAGATGTGGTCTGGAGATGTGGCGTACACCCGCTGGCTCATGCAG GTGAATTTCTTCAGCTATGTGGCGCTTGCAACAGCAGCTCTTCCCACCCTGGAGAAGAATAAAGGCTCTCTGGTGGTTGTTTCTTCCCTCACAG ggAGAATACCCACGCCCTTCACCACTTCATATTCTGCCACCAAGTTTGCACTGGATGGATTCTTCAGCTCGCTGCGCCATGAACTCATCATGCAGAAGAGAAACATCTCTATCACGCTGTGCATCCTGGGCCTGATTGATACCGATTCAGCATTAGCCAACACCAG GGGCAAAGTGCACCTAActgcttctcctgctcctgaAGCTGCCCTTGCCATCATCCGAGGGGGTGCCATGCAGGTGCAGGAGGTTTTCTACCCATG GCTGGTGACCTGGCTTCTGGGAGCACAGGCCTGTTGGCAGGTGTTTACTGACTGCACAGGACCTGTCAAATCAGCTCTTCCTTGCTGGAAATGCCAAGATGGGTTGATGATTCCTGCACTGAAGGAAGAAGGTAGAGGGAATTCTCCCCTAACGTTATTCCTATGGATATGTGTCATGGCTTCTAAGTTCTAG
- the LOC128900715 gene encoding hydroxysteroid 11-beta-dehydrogenase 1-like protein isoform X3, with the protein MKPIGKVLCATGIIAGLLAFFWKDPFNAESLSGARVLLTGASAGIGEQMAYHYARFGAELVLTARREAVLQKVMEKCLTLGAKKIFYIPADMSSPSEPEKVVQFAVQKLGGLDYLVLNHIGVTRFQMWSGDVAYTRWLMQVNFFSYVALATAALPTLEKNKGSLVVVSSLTGCVFYSSKQDGGWLAFLFSGRPSLCCTILHSLGTLLFTHHVPRSACLVPVPHSQAHLSCISDTALRPSCRIKAFWLWPA; encoded by the exons ATGAAGCCGATTGGGAAAGTGCTTTGTGCTACAGGGATCATAGCTGGGCTCCTAGCTTTCTTCTGGAAAGACCCGTTTAACGCAG AGAGCTTGTCTGGTGCCCGCGTTCTCCTGACTGGAGCCAGTGCTGGGATTGGGGAGCAGATGGCCTATCATTACGCCAGATTTGGTGCTGAACTTGTTTTGACTGCTAGGAGGGAAGCTGTGCTGCAGAAG GTGATGGAGAAATGCCTGACACTCggagcaaagaaaatattttatatcccTGCAGATATGTCTTCCCCTTCAGAGCCTGAAAAGGTGGTTCAGTTTGCTGTCCAAAAGCTGg GGGGACTGGATTACCTGGTGTTGAACCACATTGGTGTCACCCGTTTCCAGATGTGGTCTGGAGATGTGGCGTACACCCGCTGGCTCATGCAG GTGAATTTCTTCAGCTATGTGGCGCTTGCAACAGCAGCTCTTCCCACCCTGGAGAAGAATAAAGGCTCTCTGGTGGTTGTTTCTTCCCTCACAG gCTGTGTGTTTTATAGTAGCAAGCAGGATGGTGGCTGGCTGGCCTTCTTGTTTTCTGGAAGACCTTCTCTATGTTGCACCATTTTACATTCCCTTGGAACCTTGCTCTTCACTCACCATGTGCCCAGATCTGCTTGTTTGGTTCCTGTCCCTCACAGCCAAGCCCATCTCTCCTGCATTTCTGACACAGCGTTAAGACCATCCTGCCGCATTAAGGCTTTCTGGCTTTGGCCAGCCTGA